A part of Aegilops tauschii subsp. strangulata cultivar AL8/78 chromosome 2, Aet v6.0, whole genome shotgun sequence genomic DNA contains:
- the LOC141041400 gene encoding uncharacterized protein, with protein MPLTERLLAINADRDFPGMLGSIDCMHWEWKNCQFAWQGQYKGHVKVCTVILEAVASQDLWIWHSFFSMAGSHNDTNVLQRFPVFARLEEGHSPPANFKINGHQYNKGYYLADGIYPQ; from the coding sequence ATGCCGCTGACTGAAAGGTTGTTGGCGATCAACGCTGATAGAGACTTTCCAGgcatgcttggcagcatagattgtatgcactgggagtggaaaAACTGTCAATTTGCTTGGCAGGGGCAGTACAAGGGGCATGTTAAAGTGTGCACTGTCATATTAGAAGCGGTGGCTTCGCAAGATCTTTGGATATGGCATTCTTTTTTCAGCATGGCAGGTTCTCACAATGATACCAATGTGCTGCAGCGTTTTCCAGTCTTTGCAAGGCTTGAAGAAGGCCACTCCCCACCTGCCAACTTTAAGATCAATGGCCACCAGTACAACAAGGGATATTACCTAGCTGATGGTATATATCCTCAGTGA